In a single window of the Actinomycetota bacterium genome:
- a CDS encoding NAD-dependent epimerase/dehydratase family protein encodes MNEQVAADLAADCAAAITDIRPLEVLRSQRVLVTGGTGFMGTWLAEMVTWLNDAHDYDIELILLSPAARAFETRAPHLAARRDLILVEQDVRDLSSLPDRVSYIIHAAGTPDNRTHARDPLRTMSVIAHGASTVFQAAARSSVLRKVLSVSSGLVYGPQPLDLERVPETFVGGPRPDSISSIYAEAKRFAEAETAAWRSTQKLPVVIARPFAFMGPHQALDKPWAVNNFLRDALLGVPIRILGDADTVRSYMYPSDMAYWLLVMLAEGTPGTAYNVGSPEGITLRELANRIADGVPGTSSVLCRQVGEPQLTRFVPDVFRAKSELGLTMTVGIERAIERTIAWHRATGGLA; translated from the coding sequence ATGAACGAGCAGGTCGCTGCTGATCTCGCTGCGGATTGTGCCGCTGCGATCACGGACATCAGGCCGCTGGAGGTACTTCGAAGTCAACGAGTGCTTGTTACCGGCGGAACTGGCTTCATGGGTACGTGGCTTGCGGAGATGGTCACATGGCTGAACGACGCGCACGATTATGACATCGAGCTCATTCTCCTCTCCCCGGCCGCTAGGGCGTTCGAGACGCGTGCGCCACATCTGGCGGCGAGAAGGGATTTGATTCTGGTCGAACAGGACGTGCGAGATCTGTCATCACTGCCGGACCGCGTGAGTTATATCATTCATGCTGCCGGGACTCCAGACAACCGCACGCATGCGCGGGACCCGCTTCGCACCATGAGTGTCATTGCACACGGTGCATCAACGGTGTTCCAAGCGGCGGCTAGAAGCAGTGTGCTTCGCAAGGTTCTGAGCGTCAGTTCCGGCCTAGTATACGGGCCTCAGCCGCTCGATCTCGAACGAGTTCCAGAGACATTCGTCGGCGGGCCACGGCCAGACTCGATTTCCTCCATCTATGCCGAGGCGAAGCGTTTCGCGGAGGCTGAGACAGCCGCCTGGAGGAGCACGCAGAAGCTGCCGGTTGTCATTGCGCGCCCATTCGCATTCATGGGTCCGCATCAGGCCCTGGATAAGCCTTGGGCAGTGAACAACTTCTTGCGCGATGCGCTTCTGGGCGTGCCGATTCGAATCTTAGGCGACGCAGACACGGTGCGGAGTTACATGTACCCCAGTGACATGGCGTACTGGCTCCTGGTCATGCTCGCCGAGGGCACCCCCGGAACCGCATACAACGTCGGCAGCCCGGAGGGCATTACACTTCGCGAACTTGCCAATCGCATCGCGGACGGTGTCCCTGGCACCTCGTCTGTACTTTGTCGGCAGGTAGGCGAACCGCAGTTGACGCGATTTGTGCCCGATGTGTTCCGGGCAAAGTCTGAGCTCGGGCTAACGATGACTGTCGGCATTGAACGCGCCATAGAACGGACTATCGCGTGGCATCGAGCGACGGGCGGGTTAGCATGA
- the dmpG gene encoding 4-hydroxy-2-oxovalerate aldolase, translated as MGRLLVTDITLRDGNHAVAHQLNRHQLSVYATAADAAGVAIVEVGHGNGIGASSLQVGEALMTDAEMLATVRAALKCARLSIHVIPGFATINKDLRPAIEAGVDVIRVASHCTEADITERHITFARESGKEVYGVLMMSHMAPKEVLLEEARKMEQYGAEGVVLMDSAGAYLPTDVREKIGHLADGLSVPVGFHAHNNLSLAIGNVVAAVESGAYIVDGAARGFGAGAGNAQLEGMVAVLGKMGYETGIDLYRMLDAAEVCERELVQVLPDAVPASVVSGLAGVFSGFSKPVDRIAKQYGVDPRDVLFELGRRGVVAGQEDIIIEIARDLAGGPA; from the coding sequence ATGGGACGCCTTCTTGTCACCGATATCACGCTTCGCGACGGTAACCATGCCGTGGCGCATCAGCTCAACCGGCATCAGCTCAGTGTGTATGCCACTGCGGCCGATGCCGCCGGGGTAGCGATCGTCGAGGTTGGCCACGGCAATGGAATTGGTGCGTCGTCGCTCCAAGTGGGCGAGGCGTTGATGACGGATGCGGAGATGCTCGCCACGGTCCGAGCTGCTCTCAAGTGCGCCCGTCTCAGCATTCACGTCATCCCCGGTTTCGCGACGATCAACAAAGACTTGAGGCCGGCGATTGAGGCTGGTGTCGACGTGATCCGAGTCGCGTCGCACTGCACCGAGGCCGACATCACTGAGCGCCACATCACCTTCGCTCGCGAGAGCGGTAAGGAGGTGTACGGCGTTCTCATGATGAGTCACATGGCACCGAAGGAAGTACTGCTCGAAGAGGCACGCAAGATGGAGCAGTACGGCGCGGAGGGCGTCGTTCTCATGGACTCGGCAGGTGCATACCTGCCAACCGACGTGAGGGAGAAGATCGGTCACCTGGCCGATGGTCTCTCCGTCCCCGTTGGTTTCCACGCACACAACAATCTCAGCCTGGCCATCGGCAATGTGGTTGCCGCAGTGGAGTCTGGTGCGTACATCGTCGATGGCGCTGCCCGCGGCTTTGGTGCAGGAGCTGGCAACGCCCAGCTCGAGGGGATGGTCGCCGTGCTCGGGAAGATGGGCTACGAGACTGGCATCGACCTGTACCGGATGCTGGATGCCGCCGAGGTCTGCGAACGGGAGCTCGTTCAAGTTCTGCCGGACGCGGTGCCCGCTAGTGTCGTGAGTGGGCTGGCGGGCGTATTCTCCGGTTTCTCCAAGCCCGTAGACCGCATTGCGAAGCAGTACGGAGTGGACCCCCGCGATGTGCTATTCGAACTCGGGCGTCGTGGCGTTGTCGCCGGGCAGGAAGACATCATCATCGAGATTGCCCGCGATCTTGCAGGGGGGCCAGCGTGA
- a CDS encoding NAD(P)-dependent oxidoreductase produces MSSSRDSIAILGATGHVGKCLIDTFLSVGGREITAVVRDTVRFKQFLDSLPNGARCQVASFDEFPRVGYGAIVNCVGIGTPSGVTVCGSGIFDLTERFDGVVMDYLEAHPDTQCVSFSSGAAYCGDFAEPATENTSAVVPLNHVTPKDYYGLAKLASEARHRAAADLAIVDLRLFGLFSRHIDVSTNFLMCDVLRATMDKAPLQVGPEDIVRDYIAPQDMAAFVAAVIDSGPRNQVFDLYSAAPVAKFEVLDHFSERYGLEYEIVGAASPQGATGLKPNYYSLNRRAETIGYSPSRTSIETLCDETEALLARG; encoded by the coding sequence ATGAGCAGCAGCCGGGACAGTATTGCAATCCTCGGCGCTACAGGCCATGTCGGGAAGTGTCTGATTGACACATTTCTTTCGGTCGGCGGTCGAGAAATTACAGCAGTCGTGAGGGACACTGTCCGCTTCAAGCAGTTCTTGGATTCACTGCCGAATGGGGCAAGATGCCAGGTGGCATCGTTCGATGAGTTCCCTCGAGTCGGCTATGGGGCGATCGTCAACTGCGTTGGTATCGGAACTCCAAGCGGGGTTACTGTATGCGGATCGGGTATCTTCGACCTGACTGAGCGGTTCGACGGTGTTGTCATGGACTATCTTGAAGCACATCCGGACACGCAATGCGTGAGCTTCAGCAGCGGTGCTGCGTATTGCGGGGACTTTGCCGAACCCGCGACGGAGAATACGTCGGCCGTCGTACCGCTGAATCACGTCACCCCGAAGGACTATTACGGCCTCGCCAAACTGGCTTCCGAGGCGAGGCATCGCGCCGCCGCTGACCTCGCCATCGTCGATCTTCGTCTGTTTGGCTTGTTCTCGCGCCACATCGATGTCAGCACCAACTTCCTGATGTGTGACGTGCTTCGCGCGACCATGGACAAGGCGCCCCTACAAGTTGGTCCGGAAGACATCGTACGCGACTACATCGCCCCGCAAGATATGGCAGCTTTCGTTGCAGCAGTAATCGACTCAGGGCCCCGAAACCAGGTGTTCGACCTCTACAGTGCTGCGCCCGTCGCCAAGTTTGAGGTATTGGACCACTTCTCTGAACGTTACGGTCTTGAGTACGAGATCGTAGGCGCTGCATCACCTCAGGGAGCGACGGGGCTGAAGCCCAACTACTACTCGCTCAATCGTCGGGCCGAAACGATCGGGTACAGTCCCTCGCGCACATCTATCGAAACGCTCTGCGACGAGACAGAAGCATTGCTCGCTCGAGGATGA
- a CDS encoding thiamine pyrophosphate-binding protein: MITVADYITSYVSDTLGVQDVFLVTGGGIMFLTDSLARNEKLRKVCTHHEQAAAMALEAYSRSTGKLGVGYFTTGPGATNALTGLVGAWQDSVPCLFVAGQVKRKETVRLSGIAGLRQYGVQEVDILPIVESVTKYAVMLDDPLRVRFELEKAVAIATGGRPGPVWIDVPLDVQGALIDPTVLEAWDGSGAEPARPALPAPQIEEFKRLFAQAKRPIVLAGQGVRLAGALGQLREWVEATGVPVVTTHPAVDTLEYDHPNLVGCVGIKGTRAGNLAMQNSDLLIAIGTSLHVAVIGYEYELFARVAKKVVVDIDETSHRKKTIEVDLFVNADAGEFLAEVADSRHAGNGSWAETCRNWKAEFPVCLPEYGTAEGPSNIYWFVERLSQLMDATDTVVADAGSAYYAVSQGLRLKRDQRYVVSGALATMGYTLPACAGVSAATGARTVGVTGDGSLQFNIQELQTLVTNNLPVKLFVLNNNGYLSIRQTQDRFFEGRYLGEGPRSGVSCPDLELIARAYGIPFFRSQNPSDLDAAILSTLATGGPAVCEVMTPQLQEIIPTVASVKREDGSMVSRPLEDMYPFLERSHLQRIMVVPPVEDRDY; the protein is encoded by the coding sequence ATGATCACGGTTGCGGACTACATTACTTCGTACGTGAGCGACACCCTGGGGGTGCAGGACGTCTTTCTCGTCACAGGCGGAGGAATCATGTTCCTCACAGATTCGCTGGCTCGCAACGAGAAGCTACGCAAGGTTTGCACGCACCACGAGCAGGCGGCCGCGATGGCGCTCGAGGCTTACTCCCGCTCTACGGGCAAGCTGGGCGTCGGCTACTTCACCACCGGTCCGGGTGCGACGAACGCGCTGACCGGGCTGGTAGGCGCTTGGCAGGATTCGGTGCCTTGCCTCTTTGTGGCCGGCCAGGTGAAGCGCAAGGAGACCGTTCGCCTCTCGGGAATCGCGGGGCTTCGTCAGTACGGAGTGCAGGAGGTAGACATCCTGCCCATCGTAGAATCGGTCACGAAGTACGCCGTTATGCTCGACGATCCGTTGCGGGTGCGATTCGAACTCGAGAAGGCCGTCGCAATCGCCACCGGTGGGCGTCCTGGACCGGTGTGGATCGACGTGCCGCTTGACGTCCAAGGAGCGCTCATCGACCCGACGGTGCTTGAGGCGTGGGACGGGTCCGGGGCAGAGCCCGCACGGCCCGCGCTTCCCGCACCCCAGATTGAGGAGTTCAAGCGGCTCTTTGCGCAGGCCAAGCGACCGATTGTGCTCGCTGGTCAGGGCGTGCGTCTCGCCGGTGCGCTGGGCCAACTCCGGGAGTGGGTCGAGGCAACTGGAGTCCCTGTCGTCACCACCCATCCCGCCGTGGACACCCTCGAGTACGACCATCCGAATCTCGTAGGGTGTGTCGGCATCAAGGGCACAAGAGCGGGAAACCTTGCGATGCAGAACTCCGATCTGCTCATCGCGATCGGAACGAGTCTGCATGTTGCGGTCATCGGCTACGAGTACGAACTGTTCGCCCGCGTCGCCAAGAAGGTCGTCGTCGACATCGATGAGACGTCCCACCGGAAGAAGACGATCGAGGTCGACCTGTTCGTGAACGCCGATGCGGGCGAGTTCTTGGCCGAGGTCGCAGACTCGAGGCATGCTGGAAATGGTTCCTGGGCGGAGACGTGCCGCAACTGGAAGGCCGAATTCCCCGTGTGCTTGCCCGAATACGGTACCGCAGAGGGGCCGAGCAACATTTACTGGTTCGTCGAGCGCCTGAGCCAGTTGATGGATGCGACGGACACGGTTGTGGCCGATGCGGGATCGGCATACTACGCCGTCTCCCAAGGCCTCAGATTGAAGCGCGATCAGCGTTACGTGGTATCTGGAGCGCTGGCCACCATGGGCTATACACTCCCGGCGTGTGCGGGCGTATCGGCGGCAACAGGCGCGCGTACTGTGGGCGTGACGGGCGATGGCTCACTTCAGTTCAACATCCAAGAGCTACAGACACTGGTCACGAACAACCTCCCCGTCAAGCTCTTCGTGCTGAACAACAACGGGTACCTGTCCATACGACAGACGCAGGATCGCTTCTTCGAGGGCCGCTATTTGGGTGAGGGTCCGCGTTCCGGCGTTAGCTGCCCGGATCTCGAGCTCATAGCCCGGGCATACGGCATTCCATTCTTTCGTTCCCAGAACCCCAGCGACCTTGATGCGGCGATCCTCTCGACCCTGGCGACAGGTGGGCCTGCCGTGTGCGAGGTCATGACTCCGCAGCTGCAGGAGATCATCCCGACAGTCGCCTCAGTGAAGCGCGAAGATGGCTCGATGGTATCCCGTCCACTCGAGGACATGTATCCGTTCCTCGAACGGAGTCACTTGCAGCGCATCATGGTAGTCCCGCCCGTGGAAGACAGGGACTACTGA
- a CDS encoding acetaldehyde dehydrogenase (acetylating), whose product MTMAARKLRVAILGSGNIGSDLLSKVVRSEFLECVLFIGRSLSSRGVVRAMAMGVPVSDKSIDAIVDDPDLCELVFDATSALSHLRHGPILGALGKIVIDLTPSNLGAMCVPAVNLEQGLALNNVNMVTCGGQATVPIAHVIGQVHSEVPYIEVVSQIASRSAGPATRVNIDEYIENTERAILAFSGCERAKAILNLNPALPPVDMQATVFARAEHPDLDALRPAVESMVERIRTYVPGYELIVPPTLENGRIVVMVRVRGLGDYLPSYAGNLDIINCAAVAVAEGHAKLALARGGEE is encoded by the coding sequence CTGACAATGGCGGCAAGGAAGCTGCGAGTCGCAATACTCGGAAGCGGCAACATAGGCTCCGACCTTCTCAGCAAGGTCGTTCGATCCGAATTCTTGGAGTGCGTCCTTTTCATCGGTAGGAGCCTCTCATCAAGGGGTGTTGTCCGGGCTATGGCGATGGGGGTGCCGGTCTCTGACAAGAGCATTGATGCGATTGTCGATGACCCGGACCTATGCGAGTTGGTGTTCGACGCCACGTCGGCTCTCAGTCACTTGCGACATGGGCCCATCCTTGGGGCGCTCGGCAAGATCGTCATTGATCTCACGCCCTCTAATCTGGGCGCGATGTGCGTTCCTGCCGTCAATCTCGAACAGGGACTTGCGCTGAACAACGTCAACATGGTGACATGTGGCGGACAGGCAACAGTGCCTATCGCGCATGTAATTGGTCAGGTTCACAGCGAGGTGCCATACATCGAAGTCGTCTCGCAGATCGCCTCGCGCAGCGCTGGTCCTGCCACACGCGTCAACATCGATGAGTACATCGAGAACACCGAGCGGGCAATACTCGCGTTTTCCGGCTGCGAACGCGCCAAGGCGATCCTTAATCTTAATCCCGCGCTGCCCCCCGTGGACATGCAGGCGACCGTTTTCGCCAGGGCTGAGCACCCCGACCTGGATGCACTCCGTCCGGCAGTTGAGTCGATGGTCGAGCGGATCCGTACCTACGTCCCCGGTTATGAACTCATTGTGCCACCCACCCTTGAGAACGGTCGTATAGTGGTGATGGTGCGAGTGCGGGGGTTGGGCGACTATCTCCCCAGCTATGCTGGTAACCTAGATATCATCAACTGTGCGGCGGTCGCTGTCGCCGAAGGGCACGCCAAGCTCGCGCTAGCGCGCGGGGGAGAGGAGTGA